The DNA sequence CGCTGTCGCGGAACCGCTGCCACAGGTCGCTGACCAGGCCGTCAGGCAATTCCTCCAGGTAGACGTTGCCGCGGCTGTTGGCGAAGGCTTCGGCTTCGCCGCGCACTTCCGAGGGCAGCACTTTGAGCGGCGTCTGGTGCAGGCTGAACAGGCGGAAGGCCTTGACGTCAAAGACGAAGCCCGGCGGCGTCCGCTGCGCCCACAGGATCGCGTTGTCGATCGGCGGGATGCCGTAAAAAGTGCTGTCGACCTCGACCATCGAGAACTGCGAGGCGTAGAAGCGCAGGCGCTCCTCCGGCGTCTTTGCCTCGGGCGGATAGAAGCGCTTGCTCCTGATGAGGGTCGGGTCGGCCCAGCCGGCGGTGCCGACGAGTATCCGGCCGCGTCCGGGAGAGGTCACGGGATCGATTGTACGCGCGCCCGGCGGGCAGCCTCGGCCAGGGGACCGTCTTCTGATGGGCTCAGCCCTAGCCTGGCCGCCCCGCCGTCTCCGTTTCGTGCGTGTAGCGGCGGATGATCGCCGCCGGCTCCCCATCGGCGACGACGAGGCCGCGCTCCATGAGGAGGACCCGGTCGGTAAAGCGCTCGACGGCCGGCAGGTCATGCGAGACGATGACGATCGTCACACCCTGGCGGCGCAGACTCTCGATGTGAGAGAAGCACTTCTCCTGGAACTCGGCATCGCCCACCGCGAGCACCTCGTCGACCAGCAGCACCTCCGGGCGGACGTGGACCGCGACCGCAAAGCCGAGACGAAGGAACATCCCGGCCGAGTAGGTGCGCATCGGCTCGTCGATGAACGCCTCGAGTTCGGCGAACGCGATGATGTCGTTCAGGCGCTCGCGCGCTTCCTGGATGGTGAGGCCCAGGAGCACGGCGTTGAGCAGCGCGTTCTCGCGGCCGCTGATCTGCCCGTGAAAGCCCGCGCCGAGCTCTAGCAGCGCCGCCACCCGGCCCCGGATCTCGACGCTACCCGTGGTCGGCTGTGTGATCGCCGCGAGGATGCGCAGCAGCGTGCTCTTTCCGGAGCCGTTCGCGCCGATAATGCCGAGGCTCTGGCCCTTCGGCACTTCGAAGGACACCCCTCGAAGCGCCCAAAAGGGCTCCTGCTCGACCCGGGGGCGGAAGGGGTGAAGGACCATCGTCTTGACGTCCCGGGCGCGGTGGGAGGTGAGCCGGAAGCTCTTCTTGACGTCGCGTACGACGATGGCCGGCGGGGTCTGGTTGTCCACACGCCCAGCCTATAGCCGCGAACGCCACGAGTTCAAACGGGGCCGGGGGACCCCATATGCTTCGCGGACACCTTCTCGAGCTGGCCGATGAAGTATCCGGCCTCGGCCGCTTCCTCGGGCCGCCGGCGCCGCTGCCGCAGGTAGCCGAGGGCTGTAGTCAGGAGCGTGCGCCCAACTTTGCCCTCCTGGCCGCCCCGGGCCGCCAGCGCGATGCCCAGGTAGCCGCTCAGTAGCAGAAACTGGAGGCTTGAGTCCGGACCCGTCGCCGGCAGGCCGGCGCGAGTCGCGGCTTCCGCAGCGCAGGCGGCTGCATCAGTCCAGGCACGGAACGCCTCCTCCGGGCGCCCGAGGCAAAGGAGGTGCATGCCCTTCACCCAGTGGTCGTTCGCGAGCACGTCCGGCGCCACGGCTCCCTGGAAAAGCGGCCCCAGGAGCGACTCGGCGGCCCTCAGGCCCCGCTCGAAATGGCGTTGCTCGCGCGGGACCTCGTCGTCCGGCCAGCAGTCAGCCAGGTCAGCGGCCAGGTTGAAATTGAGCATGTGCAGGGCTCGCATGAGGTTCTGGCGCTCAACGGCGTCGCCCGCCTCCTCCAGGTACTCCTCGACCTCGGAAATACCGGCGTCCGCCACCGCTACCGCGGCGTCGAGGCCTGAAGGCACGCCCGGTTCCAGGACCAGCGCCTGGCGCCCGAGCGTGTACAGGATCAACCGCTCGGGGAAGGAGCCAAACCCGGTAACGAATCCAGCAGCGCCGATTGGCCCGCCGTCGATCGCGGCCCTGCGGAGGCCCGCGCGATGCCTCTCGAAGAACGCCGCGGCATCGAGGATGTCGCCGATGTCAGACCTCCGGCTCGGCCCCGGCCGCCGAGATGTCTTGCCAGCAGCGGTCGATCACCGCGCGGGCGACCCCGTAGCTGAAGCCCCTTGACGTTAGGAAGGTACCCAGCCGTCGCTCGAACGCGCGCCGGTCGAGGTTACGAAGGGCGCGCAGGCGCTGCTGCGCCGCCTGGTAGGCGGCGTCCTCATCCGAAACATCCTCGACCGCGCCGGCCGCGACTTCCTTCGATATGCCCCTGCGGCCAAGCTCGAAAGCGAGGTGGCGGCGGGAACGCGGGGCAGTGGCCTGGCGGGTCTCGACGTAGGCCCGCGCAAAATCCCCGTCGTCCAGATACCCGAGCTCTCGCACGCGCTCGACCGCCGCATCGACTGCGGGCCTCCCGAGACCCCGGCGGCGCAGCCGCAGCCGCAGCTCTCTCTCCGAGCGGGGCCCCCGGGAGAGGAGATGCAACGCGCCTTCCATGGCTTGCTGGCGCTCGTCCATCTCCCGCAGCTCCGAAGCCTCTGCTGCGCTGAGTTCGCGCCCCGGCGTCAGGCCGGATGCTGCTATCAGCTCCAGGGAGAGCGAAAAGGCCCTCTCGCCATCCAGCCAGATGTCGGCACGGCGTTTGAAGCGCCGGCGCTCGATGGCAGTAATGCGGGGCATCCGATGAAGCTTACAGCGGCGCCGGGCTGAGCAGTAACCTCAAGTGAAGACGAAACGCGGGCGCCTCGCCTATACTCCGCCGGACCGGCCGCTCTAGCCGGGGGCTGGTGAGCCTGGGAGGTGTCATGTGAGAGGCGAACATCGGGGCGCACGGCGCTCGCGGACGCTGGTCCTGGCCGCACTACCCCTGCTGATTTCGATTGCCTGCGGCGGCGGAGATTCCGACGGCGCCGGACCGACCCAACCGCCCGCCACGACCGTCCCCACGGCGGCCGCCTCGCCCACGCAGTCCGCGGCGGCCTTCAACCCCTCGCGCCTGTCGGCGGCGGCTATGGCGATGGAGCACGTCACGTCACTCCTCGGCGCGAACATCCAGACGCTGCGGGACAAGGTCACCGACCCGAACCTGCCCTTCTCGAGCGCACCTGCGATCGGCGCGGCGCTCTCGGCCCAGGGAGTCCATCTGATCTACAGCAGTTACCAGGCGGGCGCCGCGCCGGCCGCCGGGCGGCCCTTCGCGGTGCAGAACACGGTTCAGGGCTACCCCAGCGCCGCCAACGCGACGGCGGCATTCACCGCGCTGCGCACAACCTGGCAGGGGACGCTGTTCCAGAACCTGCAACAGCAACCCAACCTGGGCGCCGCCTGGGAGGAGTCCTTCTGCCAGTTGGGAAACTTCGCGACCGCGGGCGGCCAGCAGCAGCAGTGGTTCGTCTGCATGGCGCGCCAGGGCCCATACGTCGCGACCGTCTCGATCGGCAGCTTCCCCAACATGGACGTGAACTTCGTGGCGCCGCTAGTGAGCTCCTACTTCGACGAGGCAAGTCGCGGTCTGCGCTGAGGCGGCGCCGGCTGCCTCACCGGATCCCACACTCAGGCCGGATGTCGTGCACAGGCACGGTGCGGCGCCTACTGAGGCCGCGGTCGCTCAGAGCCAGAGCGCGACGGTGAAGGCGGCGAGCCAGGCGAGGGCTATGACGCGGGTTCGAGCTAACATGACGACCTCCTCCTCAGCGCCATGATCGGCCGCGGGAGGAGCGGTAACAGGATCGCGGAGCTATCGTCCTGCTAACGACGGGCGTGGTTACAGCTTGCCCGCTTGGCGTGCCCACTTGTACACGGAGGCGAGCGCGGCAACCGGGCGCTCGGCGGCGTAAGGGTATGCCGGCACGCCGCGCTCGGAGAGATAGCGGCAGGCCTCCTCGACCTCGACGTCCCCCACCAGTGAGG is a window from the Dehalococcoidia bacterium genome containing:
- a CDS encoding ABC transporter ATP-binding protein codes for the protein MDNQTPPAIVVRDVKKSFRLTSHRARDVKTMVLHPFRPRVEQEPFWALRGVSFEVPKGQSLGIIGANGSGKSTLLRILAAITQPTTGSVEIRGRVAALLELGAGFHGQISGRENALLNAVLLGLTIQEARERLNDIIAFAELEAFIDEPMRTYSAGMFLRLGFAVAVHVRPEVLLVDEVLAVGDAEFQEKCFSHIESLRRQGVTIVIVSHDLPAVERFTDRVLLMERGLVVADGEPAAIIRRYTHETETAGRPG
- a CDS encoding DUF72 domain-containing protein, translating into MTSPGRGRILVGTAGWADPTLIRSKRFYPPEAKTPEERLRFYASQFSMVEVDSTFYGIPPIDNAILWAQRTPPGFVFDVKAFRLFSLHQTPLKVLPSEVRGEAEAFANSRGNVYLEELPDGLVSDLWQRFRDSVAPLRSAGKLGYILLQFPQWVTKRRHNLRYIEKA
- a CDS encoding RecX family transcriptional regulator, whose translation is MPRITAIERRRFKRRADIWLDGERAFSLSLELIAASGLTPGRELSAAEASELREMDERQQAMEGALHLLSRGPRSERELRLRLRRRGLGRPAVDAAVERVRELGYLDDGDFARAYVETRQATAPRSRRHLAFELGRRGISKEVAAGAVEDVSDEDAAYQAAQQRLRALRNLDRRAFERRLGTFLTSRGFSYGVARAVIDRCWQDISAAGAEPEV